From Chryseobacterium sp. H1D6B, a single genomic window includes:
- a CDS encoding histone H1 has translation MNAEFELFSSEASQQSEKGNNAVGTRARKSALELSKLFKDFRKVFVEESKK, from the coding sequence ATCAATGCTGAGTTTGAATTGTTTTCAAGCGAAGCTTCACAGCAATCTGAAAAAGGAAACAACGCAGTAGGAACAAGAGCAAGAAAATCGGCTTTGGAGCTTAGCAAATTATTCAAAGATTTCAGAAAAGTATTTGTTGAAGAATCAAAAAAATAG
- a CDS encoding phosphatidylglycerol lysyltransferase domain-containing protein, whose translation MKIIKLTKVIQHIRWKEILAVIVLLLAFVFFRSERHELSSIGPQLKDSKPGWILAGVLLALIYILLQGLMYVTSFRSTQLNVKLFDAVSLFLKRNFLSVFLPAGGVSSLAYLPKNIRILGYRSSKIHQASAIYGFVGFLTVLIVGVPLIIYAVSVNKAFDNIWVGIVSLSILVLVLYSIYISFQKKNFAYRFAKRKFPKIISSADEIFSNEIDQKYFWYTVTVSLVIEFCGVFHLLIAMYAFGVEPSFSAAAISYVISVLLMIVSPFLRGLGAVEFSLTYILSNFGYHHTDGLGITLLYRFFEFWLPLILGIVAFLWSGRKLFARLLPVLMIFFLGIINILSVITPALTDRLNIVKSYLSVDFIHLSKMFTLIAGVLLLVTSANLFKGTKRAWYFAIILSITSIIFNVTKALDYEEALFALFSLALLIYSRKEYTFKTSRVSLQRGFSWFIGIFITIFIFNYLTFYFIDQSHFGIDFTKKEAFYYTLHTFLLFKDPGLIPHTGFARDFQKLNYILGAVSWLVLIFSFYKTNSSIDKKDVEDHNDAEDLVGEYGASSLDYFKLTWDKLFFFSEDREGFLSYRIANGFAMVLEDPVCAERDKINLIKEFEKHCRNNGLKTSYYRVGESGLVYFLPFRKQKLFIGQDAILDTEKFSLTGKDKKSIRNGINALDKSGYVTEIKYTPQNEETLDKIQQVSDEWLKEFDKKEIVFAEGMFERETVKDQDLITIFDNEGNCVAFLNIIPHCAPDECSYDMIRKTENAPNGSIDVLIVKLVEYAKSKDLKFINMGMTPMAGIEQPENTAEEILKFAYQRVGSFKHYHTLRDFKEKYADIWENKYLLYTNDLDLLQIPSALNKVMKP comes from the coding sequence ATGAAAATTATCAAACTCACAAAAGTGATCCAGCATATCCGTTGGAAGGAGATTCTTGCTGTCATCGTTTTACTTTTGGCCTTTGTCTTTTTCAGAAGTGAAAGACACGAATTATCATCTATTGGTCCGCAGCTTAAAGATTCAAAGCCCGGATGGATATTAGCTGGGGTTCTTCTTGCTTTAATTTACATCTTACTTCAAGGGTTGATGTATGTCACAAGCTTTCGCAGTACCCAGCTTAATGTAAAACTTTTCGATGCTGTCAGCCTGTTTCTTAAACGTAATTTTTTAAGTGTATTTCTTCCTGCAGGTGGCGTCAGCTCTTTAGCATATCTTCCAAAAAACATAAGGATTCTGGGATATAGATCTTCCAAGATCCATCAGGCAAGCGCGATCTATGGTTTTGTGGGATTTCTGACCGTTCTTATCGTGGGAGTTCCTTTGATTATCTATGCCGTATCGGTCAATAAAGCTTTTGATAACATTTGGGTCGGGATCGTTTCCTTGTCGATATTAGTTCTGGTTTTGTATTCCATTTATATCTCGTTCCAAAAGAAGAATTTTGCTTACCGTTTTGCAAAAAGGAAATTTCCAAAAATAATCAGTTCTGCTGACGAGATATTCAGCAATGAGATCGATCAAAAATATTTTTGGTATACTGTAACAGTCTCCTTGGTCATAGAGTTTTGTGGTGTATTTCATTTGCTGATCGCTATGTATGCCTTTGGGGTCGAACCTTCTTTTTCAGCTGCTGCGATCTCTTATGTTATTTCTGTGTTATTGATGATCGTCTCGCCTTTTTTACGAGGATTAGGTGCAGTCGAATTTTCACTGACCTACATACTTTCCAATTTTGGCTATCATCATACGGATGGATTGGGCATCACATTGTTGTATAGATTCTTTGAGTTTTGGCTTCCTCTGATCTTAGGAATTGTGGCATTCCTATGGAGCGGTAGAAAGCTATTTGCAAGATTATTGCCTGTTCTGATGATATTCTTTCTGGGCATTATCAATATCCTTTCCGTGATCACTCCTGCACTGACAGATCGACTAAATATCGTGAAAAGTTATCTGTCTGTAGATTTCATCCATCTTTCGAAGATGTTTACTCTTATCGCCGGTGTTTTGCTGTTGGTCACTTCTGCCAATCTTTTCAAAGGGACGAAAAGAGCCTGGTATTTTGCCATCATTCTTAGCATCACTTCAATTATTTTCAATGTTACAAAAGCATTGGATTACGAAGAAGCTCTTTTTGCATTATTTTCCCTTGCATTATTAATATACAGCCGTAAAGAATATACTTTTAAAACCAGTAGAGTTTCTCTTCAGCGTGGATTCAGTTGGTTCATAGGGATTTTCATAACCATTTTCATATTTAATTATCTGACATTTTATTTTATTGATCAATCTCATTTTGGAATAGACTTTACCAAAAAGGAAGCTTTCTATTATACTTTACACACCTTCCTTTTATTCAAAGATCCGGGATTGATCCCGCATACGGGTTTTGCGAGAGATTTTCAGAAACTTAATTATATTTTAGGTGCAGTTTCCTGGTTGGTCCTTATTTTTTCATTTTACAAAACAAACTCATCTATTGATAAAAAAGATGTTGAGGATCATAATGATGCAGAAGATCTTGTGGGCGAATATGGCGCTTCATCGTTGGATTATTTCAAACTGACCTGGGACAAGCTATTCTTTTTTTCTGAAGATAGGGAAGGTTTCTTGTCATACAGGATTGCCAATGGCTTTGCTATGGTTTTAGAAGATCCTGTCTGTGCAGAACGGGATAAAATTAATTTGATCAAAGAATTCGAAAAGCATTGCCGGAATAACGGCCTTAAAACTTCTTATTATCGGGTTGGTGAAAGTGGATTGGTCTATTTTTTACCCTTCAGAAAACAAAAATTATTTATTGGTCAGGATGCTATCCTTGATACTGAAAAGTTTAGTTTGACAGGTAAAGACAAAAAATCGATTCGGAATGGAATCAATGCTCTTGATAAATCAGGATATGTGACAGAAATAAAATATACGCCTCAAAATGAAGAAACTCTCGATAAAATTCAACAGGTTTCCGACGAATGGTTAAAGGAATTTGACAAAAAAGAAATTGTTTTTGCAGAGGGAATGTTCGAACGTGAAACTGTCAAAGATCAAGACTTGATAACGATTTTTGATAATGAGGGAAATTGTGTGGCATTTCTCAATATCATTCCCCATTGTGCTCCTGATGAATGCAGCTATGATATGATCAGGAAAACTGAAAATGCACCCAATGGCAGCATCGATGTTCTGATCGTCAAATTGGTGGAATATGCCAAAAGCAAAGACCTGAAATTCATCAATATGGGAATGACTCCTATGGCGGGAATAGAACAACCGGAGAATACGGCTGAGGAAATATTGAAATTTGCATATCAAAGAGTAGGGAGTTTCAAACATTATCATACGCTTAGGGATTTTAAGGAAAAATATGCGGATATCTGGGAAAATAAATACCTGCTCTATACTAACGATCTGGACTTGTTGCAAATCCCGTCTGCATTAAATAAAGTCATGAAGCCATGA
- a CDS encoding alpha/beta fold hydrolase, which produces MKKKVKLTIGMVLLAGFLLAGYLKYRSKEDFKVTEWNSHSDWPIIFYISGDAGFNTFSKNLGKELHVFGYDVFALNTKAYFWDQKTPEETSLDIENYINKQLEGRKDQKVIIVGYSFGADVTPFVYNRFSEDLKNKVQKVVIIGPSKSNDFKIHLEEYFGQEIKGSLSVIPEINKMQNVPVMLVLSDFEFANFPYQQITLGSNYQMQHIVGNHHYGGNTQMLADFINDHLIKK; this is translated from the coding sequence ATGAAGAAAAAAGTAAAATTAACAATCGGAATGGTGTTGTTAGCAGGATTCTTATTAGCAGGATATCTTAAATATAGGTCGAAGGAAGATTTCAAGGTGACAGAATGGAATTCCCATTCCGACTGGCCTATTATTTTTTACATCAGTGGAGACGCCGGTTTCAATACTTTCTCAAAAAATCTGGGGAAAGAGCTGCACGTATTCGGATATGACGTTTTTGCATTGAATACAAAAGCCTATTTCTGGGATCAGAAGACCCCGGAAGAAACATCTTTGGATATAGAAAATTATATTAACAAGCAGCTCGAAGGTCGTAAAGATCAAAAAGTGATCATTGTCGGATATTCTTTTGGGGCAGATGTCACGCCTTTCGTTTATAATAGATTTTCTGAAGATTTAAAAAATAAAGTTCAGAAGGTAGTCATTATTGGACCTTCAAAGAGTAATGATTTCAAGATCCATTTGGAGGAATATTTTGGGCAGGAGATCAAAGGAAGCTTGTCAGTTATTCCTGAGATCAATAAAATGCAGAACGTACCTGTAATGCTCGTGTTAAGCGATTTTGAGTTTGCCAATTTTCCTTACCAACAAATAACATTAGGGTCAAATTATCAGATGCAGCATATTGTTGGTAATCATCATTATGGTGGAAATACCCAGATGCTGGCAGATTTTATAAATGATCACTTGATCAAAAAGTAA
- a CDS encoding polysaccharide deacetylase family protein: MENSKQIFQTDNKKRWRNVQWGSRVLIFIAILLFLALGLMMKLDKNPIIPFKEDYKAVITASKPYLQENKISKEYKGFRNFISEKTIHTNLSKIEKARAERLKNQNRNWTQFPGGIRAAFYVAWDPQSLMSLKRNIKHINLVFPEWFFLDPKTGDLKTNVDPEGYKIIKRTGVAVMPILSNNFEQEFHSEGLGKVLKDLQKRTQLIQKLTQQCHKLHFKGINIDFEDMNMDSDEYLIAFMKELSETFRKNNLLVSMDIMTDNDDYNIQKLNPFVDYFVLMAYDEYSSDSDSGPISSQKWIEAQTDKILTKTSPNKIILGLGAYGYDWSSNIDDNTSVTYMQAITKASASKAVMNFDDNTFNLNYSYTDSKKNTHTVFFNDAASIFNTMRFSSEYPLAGTALWRLGSEDSRVWNFYDKDLTSGGLSKLNLKSLENVRGQTMVDYIGDGEVLDVLNTPHDGKISLEIDLKENIITDENYISYPSSYEVKKYGEAPQKELVLTFDDGPDETYTPQVLDILSKYHVPAAFFLVGLNAERNLPLVKRIYREGHEIGNHTFTHENVAKVSPERALLELKLTRLLIECITGHSTILFRAPYNADSEPTTSEEIIPVALARQQNYLDIGESIDPEDWQPGIKADEIVRRIMAGIKQERGNIILLHDAGGDTREETIKALKILIPTLQKQGYHFTNLASILHKSKNELMPAIPKTKSYYVMQLNLVLATAIYGISHFLVALFTIFIGFGLIRLIIMLFWALKERKKEKKLEEFPVLKSYPKVSIIVPAYNEEVNIISSLHNLLKQSYPNFDIIMVDDGSKDSTYEKAKSEFPNHPKLNIFTKKNGGKATALNFGISQTDSEYVVCIDADTKLEHNAVKYLIARFLNSNSEEKIAAVAGNVKVGNTVNWLTKWQSIEYTTSQNFDRLAYAYINAITVIPGAIGAFKKSVIDEIGGYSADTLAEDCDITVKILKSGYTVANENRAIAVTEAPESVKQFLKQRFRWTYGIMQMFWKQRQTFLNPKYKGLGLWAMPNILLFQYIIPFFSPLADVIMFFGILSGNGEKIFSYYLLFLLVDASLALIAFIMQKEKLVNILYVIPQRFGYRWLMYIVLFRSLRRALKGEMQSWGFLKRTGNVKEILSS; this comes from the coding sequence GTGGAAAACTCAAAGCAGATCTTTCAGACTGACAACAAAAAGCGTTGGAGAAACGTACAATGGGGAAGCCGTGTGTTGATCTTCATTGCTATCTTGCTTTTTCTGGCTTTAGGTCTGATGATGAAACTTGATAAAAATCCTATAATTCCTTTTAAAGAAGATTATAAAGCGGTCATTACAGCAAGCAAACCCTATCTTCAGGAAAATAAGATCTCTAAAGAATACAAAGGTTTCAGAAATTTCATCTCTGAAAAAACGATCCATACCAATCTTTCAAAAATTGAAAAGGCACGAGCCGAAAGACTCAAAAATCAAAACAGAAACTGGACACAATTTCCGGGAGGAATACGTGCTGCATTCTACGTAGCGTGGGATCCGCAATCGCTGATGTCCCTAAAAAGAAACATCAAACATATCAATCTCGTTTTCCCCGAATGGTTTTTTCTTGATCCGAAAACCGGTGATCTGAAAACCAATGTCGATCCTGAAGGTTACAAGATCATCAAAAGAACAGGCGTTGCTGTAATGCCGATCTTGAGTAATAATTTTGAGCAGGAATTCCATTCTGAAGGGTTGGGAAAAGTGTTGAAGGATCTTCAGAAAAGGACACAGCTCATTCAGAAGCTGACACAGCAATGTCACAAACTTCATTTTAAAGGGATCAATATCGACTTTGAGGATATGAATATGGATTCTGATGAATATCTGATTGCTTTTATGAAAGAGCTTTCTGAGACTTTCAGAAAAAACAATCTGTTGGTATCAATGGATATTATGACAGATAATGATGACTATAATATTCAGAAACTGAATCCTTTTGTAGATTATTTTGTATTGATGGCATACGATGAATATTCCTCTGACAGTGATTCGGGACCTATTTCATCCCAGAAATGGATCGAAGCCCAGACTGATAAAATTTTAACAAAAACATCACCCAATAAAATTATTTTAGGATTGGGAGCTTACGGCTACGACTGGAGTAGTAATATAGATGATAATACTTCTGTCACATATATGCAGGCGATTACCAAGGCGAGTGCGAGCAAAGCAGTGATGAATTTTGATGATAATACTTTTAATTTAAACTACTCATATACAGATTCAAAGAAAAATACACATACAGTGTTTTTCAACGATGCAGCGTCCATTTTTAATACGATGCGCTTTTCCTCTGAGTATCCTTTGGCAGGAACGGCACTTTGGAGATTGGGAAGTGAGGACAGTCGTGTCTGGAATTTTTATGATAAAGACCTGACCTCTGGAGGATTATCTAAATTAAATTTGAAAAGCCTCGAAAATGTAAGAGGCCAGACGATGGTCGATTACATCGGTGACGGCGAAGTGTTGGATGTCTTGAATACGCCTCACGACGGAAAGATTTCCCTTGAAATTGATCTGAAGGAAAATATCATTACAGATGAAAATTACATTAGCTACCCAAGTTCTTATGAAGTAAAAAAATATGGTGAAGCCCCTCAGAAAGAATTGGTTTTGACTTTTGATGATGGTCCGGATGAAACTTATACGCCGCAGGTTTTGGATATTCTGTCAAAATATCACGTTCCAGCTGCATTCTTTCTGGTAGGATTGAATGCTGAAAGAAATTTGCCTTTGGTCAAAAGAATTTACCGAGAGGGCCACGAAATTGGAAACCACACATTCACCCACGAAAATGTGGCAAAGGTAAGCCCGGAAAGAGCCTTGCTTGAATTGAAACTTACAAGATTGCTGATTGAATGCATAACCGGACACAGCACCATTTTATTCAGAGCACCTTATAATGCAGATTCAGAGCCGACGACTTCTGAAGAGATCATTCCTGTAGCTTTGGCGAGACAGCAAAATTATCTGGATATTGGAGAAAGTATTGATCCCGAAGATTGGCAACCCGGAATAAAAGCTGATGAGATCGTAAGACGGATAATGGCTGGAATCAAACAGGAAAGAGGAAATATCATTCTCCTTCACGATGCAGGTGGAGACACTCGAGAAGAAACCATTAAAGCGCTTAAAATACTGATTCCAACGTTGCAGAAACAAGGCTATCATTTTACAAATCTGGCGAGTATTCTTCATAAAAGTAAGAATGAATTGATGCCGGCGATTCCGAAAACGAAATCCTATTATGTGATGCAGCTTAATTTGGTTTTGGCTACGGCCATTTATGGGATCAGTCATTTTCTAGTGGCACTTTTTACCATTTTCATTGGGTTCGGATTGATAAGATTGATCATTATGCTGTTTTGGGCATTAAAGGAAAGAAAAAAAGAGAAAAAATTAGAAGAATTCCCTGTTTTGAAATCTTATCCTAAAGTTTCTATCATCGTTCCTGCGTATAATGAGGAGGTCAATATTATTTCTTCTTTACATAATTTATTAAAGCAGAGCTATCCTAATTTTGATATTATTATGGTGGATGACGGAAGTAAAGACTCCACCTATGAAAAGGCAAAATCAGAATTTCCCAATCATCCTAAATTGAACATTTTTACAAAGAAAAACGGTGGAAAAGCAACCGCTTTAAATTTTGGCATTTCTCAAACCGACTCAGAATATGTCGTTTGTATTGATGCTGATACCAAACTTGAGCATAATGCGGTAAAATATCTGATCGCAAGATTTTTAAACTCAAATTCAGAAGAAAAAATTGCAGCCGTTGCAGGAAATGTAAAAGTTGGAAATACGGTAAACTGGCTGACGAAATGGCAATCTATAGAATACACGACTAGTCAGAATTTTGATCGATTGGCTTATGCATACATCAATGCAATTACAGTAATTCCTGGAGCAATTGGTGCATTTAAAAAATCTGTAATTGACGAGATTGGTGGGTATTCAGCAGATACCCTTGCAGAAGATTGCGACATTACGGTGAAAATTTTAAAATCAGGTTATACAGTTGCTAATGAAAACAGAGCCATTGCCGTAACCGAAGCTCCGGAAAGCGTAAAACAGTTTTTAAAACAGCGTTTCAGATGGACTTACGGAATTATGCAAATGTTCTGGAAACAGAGACAAACGTTCCTCAATCCAAAATATAAAGGTTTGGGACTTTGGGCGATGCCAAATATTTTATTGTTTCAATATATAATTCCGTTTTTTTCACCTTTAGCAGATGTGATTATGTTTTTCGGGATTTTATCAGGAAACGGCGAGAAAATATTTAGTTATTATTTACTATTTCTTTTGGTTGATGCTTCATTGGCTTTAATAGCATTCATTATGCAGAAAGAAAAATTAGTGAATATATTGTACGTGATTCCGCAAAGATTTGGCTACAGATGGCTGATGTACATTGTTTTGTTTAGAAGTCTGAGAAGAGCTCTGAAAGGTGAAATGCAGTCTTGGGGATTTTTAAAAAGAACAGGGAATGTAAAAGAAATACTATCTTCTTAA